One genomic region from Streptomyces sp. NBC_00582 encodes:
- a CDS encoding SDR family NAD(P)-dependent oxidoreductase — protein sequence MTEANSPRTVLVTGAGTGIGRATAHAFAAQGDRVIAVGRRPVPLAETAAHDEDRIVPLAADLTAEDGPSGVVRTALERHGRIDVLVNNAAVVTTDSLRTYTPDSVRPLLATNLVAPLLLTQAALPALTESRGVVVNVTTSVGQRGWPGNSLYAAAKAALDVLTRSWAVELAPLGIRVAAVAPGAIETPIADHTGWTPEQRAAIRAWQLAHTPLGRIGRPQEVAWAITRLASPKASFITGVVLPVDGGAVVA from the coding sequence ATGACCGAAGCGAACAGCCCCCGAACCGTCCTCGTCACCGGCGCCGGCACCGGCATCGGCCGCGCCACCGCCCACGCCTTCGCCGCACAGGGCGACCGGGTGATCGCGGTGGGCCGCCGCCCGGTGCCCCTCGCCGAGACCGCCGCCCACGACGAGGACCGCATAGTCCCGCTCGCCGCCGACCTCACGGCCGAGGACGGCCCGTCAGGCGTCGTCCGCACCGCCCTGGAACGCCACGGTCGCATCGACGTCCTCGTCAACAACGCGGCCGTCGTCACCACCGACTCCCTGCGCACCTACACCCCCGACTCGGTACGCCCCCTCCTCGCGACGAACCTGGTCGCGCCCCTCCTCCTCACCCAGGCCGCGCTGCCCGCCCTGACGGAGAGCCGGGGTGTCGTCGTGAACGTGACGACGTCCGTCGGACAGCGCGGCTGGCCGGGCAACTCCCTGTACGCGGCCGCGAAGGCCGCCCTCGACGTGCTCACCCGCAGTTGGGCGGTCGAACTGGCACCCCTCGGGATCCGGGTCGCCGCGGTGGCGCCCGGCGCGATCGAGACACCGATCGCCGACCACACCGGCTGGACGCCCGAACAGCGTGCCGCGATCCGCGCCTGGCAGCTCGCGCACACCCCGCTCGGCCGGATCGGCCGCCCGCAGGAGGTCGCCTGGGCGATCACGCGACTCGCCTCACCCAAGGCCTCGTTCATCACCGGGGTGGTCCTTCCGGTGGACGGCGGCGCGGTCGTCGCATGA
- a CDS encoding TetR/AcrR family transcriptional regulator — MSPYHHGDLRRALLDTALDAIAADGPSALSLRDLARRAGVSHAAPAHHFRDRTGLLTAIAAEGHGLLAEALAGATDLRDAGARYVRFARQHPAHFQVMFAPNLLHADDLELTTARALSGAALTRAIATAAPADDDPRTRHTRIAVWSLAHGFATLLLGHNLDRLLADEDPEEVLRELPLFLLPPA; from the coding sequence ATGAGCCCGTACCACCACGGCGATCTGCGCCGCGCCCTCCTCGACACCGCCCTCGACGCCATCGCCGCCGACGGCCCGTCCGCCCTGAGCCTGCGCGACCTGGCCCGCCGCGCCGGCGTCTCGCACGCCGCCCCCGCCCATCACTTCCGCGACCGCACCGGTCTGCTGACGGCGATCGCGGCCGAGGGGCACGGCCTGCTGGCCGAGGCGCTCGCCGGGGCGACGGACCTGCGGGACGCGGGCGCACGCTATGTCCGCTTCGCCCGCCAGCACCCGGCGCACTTCCAGGTGATGTTCGCGCCGAACCTGCTGCACGCCGACGACCTGGAGCTGACCACGGCCCGCGCGCTCTCCGGCGCGGCCCTGACCCGCGCGATCGCCACCGCCGCACCCGCCGACGACGACCCGCGCACCCGGCACACCCGCATCGCCGTCTGGTCCCTGGCTCACGGCTTCGCCACCCTGCTGCTCGGCCACAACCTCGACCGGCTCCTCGCCGACGAGGACCCCGAGGAGGTGCTGCGGGAGCTTCCGCTGTTCCTGCTCCCGCCCGCCTGA
- a CDS encoding SCO6745 family protein has translation MSESESANQVNGRERQGPQTPPVEPARARRLWHLLEPLHAVLYYAPEVFEEAARLGLDAADRWPSYFPFRAAPLGPVVSGAVTSAFYSFAPGMVARYVDEARRVTTPAAALRARLRGVDRAYRTLLGDRVDSRELEEAAELARRAAQAADTAGRPLAAANAALEWPVEPHLQLWQAATILREHRGDGHLAALMIAGLDPAEALVSFAAIGAASVERFESRGWSAGEWAAARERLAARGLVQPDGTATEAGRDLRRRVEQDTDRLALGPWQALGAKDTERLADLLGDYWVAVIGSGLLPSESTLGIGKV, from the coding sequence ATGTCCGAGAGCGAGTCCGCGAACCAGGTGAACGGGCGGGAGCGACAGGGGCCGCAGACGCCACCGGTGGAGCCGGCCCGGGCTCGCCGGCTCTGGCACCTGCTGGAACCCCTGCACGCGGTCCTGTACTACGCGCCCGAGGTCTTCGAGGAGGCCGCCCGGCTCGGCCTCGACGCCGCGGACCGCTGGCCCAGCTATTTCCCGTTCCGCGCCGCACCCCTGGGTCCGGTCGTCAGCGGGGCCGTGACCTCGGCCTTCTACAGCTTCGCGCCCGGCATGGTCGCCCGGTACGTCGACGAGGCCCGCCGGGTCACCACCCCCGCCGCCGCCCTGAGGGCGAGGCTGCGCGGCGTCGACCGGGCCTACCGAACCCTGCTCGGCGACCGGGTCGACAGCCGTGAGCTGGAGGAGGCGGCCGAACTCGCCCGGCGCGCCGCGCAGGCGGCGGACACCGCGGGCCGCCCGCTCGCCGCCGCCAACGCCGCTCTGGAGTGGCCGGTCGAACCCCACCTCCAGCTCTGGCAGGCGGCCACGATCCTGCGCGAGCACCGCGGCGACGGCCATCTCGCCGCCCTCATGATCGCCGGCCTGGATCCGGCCGAGGCGCTGGTGTCCTTCGCCGCGATAGGCGCCGCGTCGGTCGAGCGCTTCGAGAGCCGCGGCTGGTCGGCCGGCGAGTGGGCGGCGGCCCGCGAGCGCCTGGCCGCCCGAGGACTGGTCCAGCCGGACGGTACGGCGACGGAGGCCGGCCGCGACCTGCGCCGCCGTGTGGAGCAGGACACCGACCGCCTCGCCCTCGGCCCCTGGCAGGCCCTGGGGGCCAAGGACACCGAACGCCTGGCCGACCTCCTCGGCGACTACTGGGTCGCGGTCATCGGCTCCGGCCTGCTGCCCTCGGAGTCGACCCTGGGGATCGGCAAGGTGTGA
- a CDS encoding antitoxin: protein MGIFDRFRHSRTAQDKAKDMSDAGERKVNERTGNTYEGQVDEAQQRIEGSLGMDRERPDRPEGQ, encoded by the coding sequence ATGGGCATCTTCGACAGGTTCAGGCACAGCCGGACGGCACAGGACAAGGCCAAGGACATGTCCGACGCCGGCGAACGGAAGGTCAACGAGAGGACGGGCAACACGTACGAGGGTCAGGTCGACGAAGCCCAGCAGAGGATCGAGGGCTCGCTCGGCATGGACCGCGAACGGCCCGACCGGCCCGAGGGGCAGTGA
- a CDS encoding HNH endonuclease family protein: MRLRGGAATAAMLMSAVTVAAVAGCTDQTAGGLGSGPGSGAGATTGGGAALTAAESLPVKGRAPKTGYERDRFGTAWADTDSNGCDTRDDILKRDLKEVRFTGGACKVSYGVLESDPYSGQDVTYRRGASKVDIDHVVALSDAWQKGAKYWDASKRIALANDPLNLLAVDASTNRSKGDGDTATWLPPNKAYRCTYVAAQVAVKKKYGLWVTAAEKSAMEKVLSSCPGQKLPTGGNPTKAPERFHAG; this comes from the coding sequence ATGCGTCTGAGGGGTGGGGCGGCGACCGCCGCCATGCTGATGAGCGCGGTGACCGTCGCGGCGGTGGCCGGCTGCACCGACCAGACCGCCGGAGGCCTCGGATCGGGGCCGGGTTCCGGGGCGGGGGCGACGACGGGCGGGGGAGCGGCTCTCACGGCCGCCGAGTCGCTTCCCGTGAAGGGGCGCGCACCCAAGACCGGCTACGAACGGGACCGGTTCGGCACCGCGTGGGCGGACACGGACTCCAACGGCTGCGACACCCGTGACGACATCCTCAAGCGCGATCTGAAGGAGGTGAGGTTCACCGGCGGTGCCTGCAAGGTGTCGTACGGCGTGCTGGAGTCCGACCCGTACTCCGGCCAGGACGTGACCTATCGGCGCGGTGCCAGCAAGGTCGACATCGACCATGTCGTCGCCCTGTCCGACGCCTGGCAGAAGGGGGCGAAGTACTGGGACGCGAGCAAGCGCATAGCGCTCGCCAACGACCCGCTGAACCTCTTGGCCGTCGACGCGAGCACCAACCGTTCCAAGGGGGACGGGGACACCGCGACCTGGCTGCCGCCGAACAAGGCCTACCGGTGCACGTATGTCGCGGCGCAGGTGGCCGTGAAGAAGAAGTACGGGCTGTGGGTCACGGCGGCGGAGAAGTCCGCGATGGAGAAGGTGCTCTCCTCCTGCCCCGGCCAGAAGCTCCCCACGGGCGGCAACCCGACGAAGGCACCGGAACGCTTCCACGCGGGCTGA